A DNA window from Capnocytophaga sp. ARDL2 contains the following coding sequences:
- a CDS encoding RHS repeat-associated core domain-containing protein — MNRYYYGARYYDPRLSVFISVDPMAEEYRNIGGYVYTANNPINFIDPDGREIKDHDNVVANFKKEITNNINTQKELIKKGYIDSNSGEKLISFYTNILDEISKLEKSDQIYNVYLDTSNKEGGMKYDMSSGEIMISVDNNIGLVAHELHHAYQYEVGDVSLVVDNSSYGMLYDITDETNAYNRERALVTGMQFFQTPNSIVEGYPLKMSDDDVRQLGSTMTPAAYQILPNGPIGLKSNIGKQLRKKTTEAGKLGLPVKEVYKGWQKDYNKK; from the coding sequence ATAAATAGGTACTACTACGGAGCAAGGTACTACGACCCAAGATTGAGTGTTTTTATATCTGTAGATCCGATGGCGGAGGAATACAGAAACATTGGAGGTTATGTTTATACTGCTAATAATCCAATAAACTTTATTGATCCTGATGGGAGGGAAATTAAAGATCATGATAATGTTGTTGCGAATTTTAAAAAAGAAATAACAAATAATATCAATACTCAAAAAGAGTTAATTAAAAAAGGATATATAGATTCAAATTCAGGAGAAAAATTAATTTCTTTTTACACTAACATTTTGGATGAAATATCTAAATTAGAAAAATCTGATCAGATATATAATGTATATCTTGACACTTCAAATAAAGAAGGAGGAATGAAGTATGATATGAGTTCAGGAGAAATTATGATTAGCGTAGATAACAATATTGGATTAGTAGCACATGAATTACATCATGCTTATCAGTATGAAGTTGGAGATGTTTCGTTAGTTGTTGATAATTCTTCTTATGGAATGCTGTATGATATTACAGATGAAACAAATGCATATAATAGAGAGAGGGCATTAGTTACAGGAATGCAATTCTTTCAGACACCTAATTCAATAGTAGAGGGGTATCCCTTAAAAATGAGTGATGATGATGTTAGACAATTAGGAAGCACTATGACACCTGCAGCTTATCAGATTTTACCAAATGGACCTATTGGTTTGAAATCTAATATTGGTAAACAGTTGAGAAAAAAAACAACAGAGGCTGGTAAATTAGGATTACCTGTAAAAGAAGTTTATAAAGGTTGGCAAAAAGATTATAACAAAAAATAA
- a CDS encoding helix-turn-helix domain-containing protein has product MSLFLLEEISQTELANRLGIHKNVLGRYERNEMLPSIDIARKIADILEVSLD; this is encoded by the coding sequence TTGAGTCTTTTTTTATTAGAAGAAATATCTCAAACAGAATTAGCCAATCGTTTGGGTATTCATAAAAATGTATTAGGAAGATATGAGCGTAATGAAATGCTTCCCTCGATTGATATCGCTCGTAAAATAGCGGATATTTTAGAAGTGTCTTTGGATTAA